The Ascaphus truei isolate aAscTru1 chromosome 14, aAscTru1.hap1, whole genome shotgun sequence genome segment CTCTGGTAGGTGAGGGGTTAAGCGATGCCTTGCAGGACTCTTGAGTTCTCACCTCCTGTTTTGCAGTTAACTCCTCGGATCCTGGAGGCGTATCAGAACATTGCACAACTTTCTCTCGTAGACGCCAAACTGCGCCTTATTCAGGCCTGGCAGTCCCTGCCGGACTTTGGGGTCTCATACTTCCTTGTAAGGttggtgaccccccccccccctgacccccccccccctcccctcccctcccacaggCTCTGCCACGACCGGAGACCCTCGGGAAGCCAATtcaccccccttttttccctcccccGTCAGATTTAAGGGTTCCCGCCGGGATGAGATTCTGGGTATCGCCAGTAACCGCCTGATCCGCATCGACCTGAGTGTGGGAGACGTGGTGAAAACGTGGCTGTACAGTGACATGAAACAGTGGAATGTGAACTGGGACATCAgacaggtgaggagggggagagaaggggagatggaggggggggggagagaaggggagatggagggggggggagagaaggggagatggagggggggggagagaaggggagatggaggggggggagagaaggggagatggaggggggagatggagggggggggagagaaggggagatggagggggggggagagaaggggagatggaggggggagagaaggggagatggaggggggggagagaaggggagatggaggggggagagagagaaggggagatggagaaggggagatggagggggggggagagagaaggggagatggagggggggagagaaggggagatggagggggggatagagaaggggagatggagggggggagagaaggggagatggaggggggagataaggggagatggagggggggagataaggggagatggagggggggagagaaggggagatggagggggggagagaaggggagatggaggggggagagaaggggagatggaggggggagagaaggggagatggagggagtgggagatggaagaggagatggagggggggagagaaggggagatggagggggggagagaaggggagatggaggggggggagagaaggggggatggagggggggagagaaggggagatggaggggggaagagaaggggagatggaggggggggaagagaaggggagatgaAGGGCAGTGGGAGATGGaagaggagatggagggggggagagaaggggagatggagggggggagagaaggggagatggagggggggagagaaggggagatggagggggggagagaaggggagatggaggggggaagagaaggggagatggaggggggggaagagaaggggagatgaAGGGCAGTGGGAGATGGaagaggagatggagggggggagagaaggggagatggagggggggagagaaggggagatggaggggggaagagaaggagagatggaggggggggaagagaaggggagatgaaggggagtgggagatggaagaggggagatggagggggggagagaaggggagatggagggggggagagaaggggagatggaggggggagagaaggggagatggaggggggagagaaggggagatggagggggggagagaaggggagatggagggggggagagaaggggagatggaggggggggagaggggagatggaggtgggggggagagaaggggagatggaggggggggagagaaggggagatggagggggggggagagaaggggagatggaggggggggagagaaggggagatggaggggggggagagaaggggagatggagggggggagagaaggggagatggaggggggagagaaggggagatggagggggggagagaaggggagatggagggggggagagaaggggagatggagggggggagagaaggggagatggagggggggagagaaggggagatggaggggggggagaaggggggatggaggggggagagaatgggagatggaggggggagagaataggagatggaggggggagagaatgggagatgaaggggggatagagaaggggagatggagggggcgagagaaggggagatggagggggggagagaaggggagatggaggggggagagaaggggagatggaggggggagataaggggagatggagggggagagaaggggagatggagggggggagagaaggggagatggagggagtgggagatggaaggggggagagaatgggagatggagggggtatgaatatttttgttatttccctgcctctctcccctcgctccgTTTCCCAGGTGGCGATTGAGTTCACGGAGAATATAAACGTGGCCTTCACCTGCGTCTCCGCACCCTGCAAAGTCGTCCACGAGTACATTGGGGGCTACATCTTTATGTCCACGCGTGGCAGggatgggggagtgggggggctcAACGAGGAGCTCTTCCACAAGCTGACGGGCGGCCACGAGGCGCTCTGACCCCCCCCTTACGTGAACTCCACATAGCCCTCTGACCCCCGTTCTGTAGACACCACGTGGCCTTTGGACCCCCTCCAAACGTGGACACCATGCGGCCCTCTGACCCTATCCCAGATATGGCCCCTTTCTTACATGGCCTTCCGAACCGTTCCACCCTCCCTGCCGGAGGCGCCACGCACCGTGGCCATCACACAACTTTTTGCATGAGCTCAGCTGCCACACAAACTGCCACTGTTCCCACGCTCCTTAACCCCCAACTTCTCTGATCAAATTGCCTGCATGGGCGTCATACTTACAAGCCACGTTTACCACTGGACGTCTCCTGCATTCCGTTTCTACCCCAGCATGCACCACGGTTTTGATCCCAGTGCCTCAGCTGTGTTGCTGCTGTGAATTCTTTGCCCCGTGGCTGTCAGTGGAATTTTTAGTGCCGATAGAGGACCCTCTTTGTGTGTCGTATCGGACATTCAGGCGGGGTGATAACACgcttactgtatgtataaatgctGAGAACACgcttactgtatgtataaatgctGAGAACACgcttactgtatgtataaatactGAGAACACgcttactgtatgtataaatgctGAGAACACgcttactgtatgtataaatactGAGAACACgcttactgtatgtataaatgctGAGAACACGCTTGCTGTATGTATAAATGCTGAGGAAACACATACTATGTAGAGAGTAACTTTATACATATCATGTCTCATCAGTAATACTTCTAAGGAAAGGAATTAATACACGTGCGTGTGTGTTGGTGCGTGTGTGTTGGTGCGTGTGTGTTGGTGTGCGCACACATACAAATATGTCCACAGATATCTGAGACTATACGTTGTATTTCTAAGTGTATATGTTGGGAACGCACATATGCTTCCAATTGAAATTAATACCAGCAAGAAGACTATAGAAAAATATTAAAGATATTACtttattaatacatatatatcacacccagacccgacatTTCGGCCTCTGACGAAGGTCTGGGCGTGCTATGTATTAATAAAGTAATATCTTTATTATTTCTATAATCTTCTTGTGCGGGGTATTCATTGCAATTTGGAATATTAAACCCATTATATACTATTTTTcctaccttgcacagactggccCTCAGAGCTTCCATTTTGAGCGAGTGCTGCCATTTTGTttgcatgtgtatacacacacacaaacaaacacacacacacgcgcgcagtaTTTGTTCTTCTATAACACATTAAACTGGACATGTAATTCTAAGCATTGAATCTGATTTATTTGGGCAGGAGGCGATCTAGCATCCCTTATACCAGGGGAATGAGCCgctctgtgagagagagggagaggagggaagtcagcataaaaaaatatatataccactGTAATTCAAAAAATGTCCAGAGGGTGTCACCATCCCTGTGATGAGACCCATAGGAATAAACAAGTGTAATACACACTGTGACGACAGAGTGTCACTATAATACCTGTAGAAATATACATATGTAATACaaacagtgaccacagggtgtcagtgCATGATGCCATTAGTGACATACACGTGAAATACACAGTGGCCGCAGGGTATTTAATATTATTTGGTTTTCTCCCTAAATGAAGTTCCCACAGACGTACTTTGAGGTCGGAGCTGCAGGACCCGCAGGAAATATTCCGGGAGAAGGAGACCGTCGGTATTCCCAGGGGTCAGAAGGACACGATTACAGGACCAGTAAAAAGAGATCCCATCTAGAGAGAGTgaggggtgagggtgagagagggagtcagaaggagggtgtgtttgtgagaaaggggtgagtgtgagaaagagaagtgagtgtgtgagagagggagtcagagaaggagggagaggaagtctcacctgctacagctttctgcaagtCTATAAATATGGCGACTTCACAGTCACTGCGCAGGCCTGCGGGGGGAGACATTATACTTTGTATGAGTCCCACCACAAATCCTGTCTGTCACCCCAGGGGCCCCTCACCTCGGATAATGACCCAGCTCTACACAAGGTGCCACATAACGTTgataattaccccccccccccgctaacaTTTCACAATGACCCCTTAATGGCCATCTTACCGCTGATAACGCCCCCGCCTTCTCCCGGGAGCTCCGTAGACAGGTGGATGTGTGTGCGCTTCATACGCGAGAGACCGCCGCGGAGAATGGAGGGCCAATGACGGAGGTAAGTGCCGTGAAGAGCCTGGTGAggaagctccgcccccagcgggGTGAGATCAACCTCTACCTGAAGGAGACAGCGAGAGAGGggtagggagaaagagagagagaacaggtggGGAgagatagcgaggtggggagggagacagaaggggtggggagagaggaggggtgcggagagggagaagaggggtggggagagggacattggaggggagaaaaagggagattggaggggtggagagagatttTATTGAGTGGAGATATTAACATATGACATGATCAATGTATAATGTCAAAAGCCCAATGGGTCCATTAAATGGTGTTGTCTTGGTACCCCTTGGAATCCAGGTGAGTGCTATCTTC includes the following:
- the TRPT1 gene encoding tRNA 2'-phosphotransferase 1 — protein: MERSDPGNRRRAARGRSQDPDVRLSKLLSYALRHGAVTLGLPMGTDGFVPLSSLLPLPQFSSFSRDDVERVVCTNDKQRFSTRRSGPEGVLEIRANQGHSLQVEVDLTPLGAELPHQALHGTYLRHWPSILRGGLSRMKRTHIHLSTELPGEGGGVISGLRSDCEVAIFIDLQKAVADGISFYWSCNRVLLTPGNTDGLLLPEYFLRVLQLRPQKRLIPLV